DNA from Castellaniella sp. MT123:
GGACCAGCTTGCTGTCCTTCGGGAAGGCGATGCCATAGAAGTCGCCGCTCTTCAGGGATCCGACGACCTTGACCTTGCCCTGGCCGGCGGTCTTGGCGTAGTACTGGACGTTGGGCGTATCGTGCACCACGGCATCGACCCGGCCGGTCGCCAGTTCCAGGAACGCGTTGTCGATGTTGGGGAAGAGCTTGAGTTTGGCCGAAGGCACGTTGGCCTTCATGTAGTCCACGGTGGCGGTGCCGATCTTGACGGCGACTGTCTTGTTTTCCAGGTCTTTGGCGGTCTTGATCGAGCTGTCCTTGTTGACCAGGATCGCCAGGCCGGATTCATAGTAAGGATCGGAAAAATCGATGACCTTCGCGCGATCCGGGCGGATGGTGATCCCCG
Protein-coding regions in this window:
- the glnH gene encoding glutamine ABC transporter substrate-binding protein GlnH, encoding MLPKSLKAALLGLAFSLALPVAHAADKDLVVATDTAFVPFEFKQDGKYTGFDIQLWQAIAKQAGLKYRLQPMDFNGIIPGLQTHNIDVALAGITIRPDRAKVIDFSDPYYESGLAILVNKDSSIKTAKDLENKTVAVKIGTATVDYMKANVPSAKLKLFPNIDNAFLELATGRVDAVVHDTPNVQYYAKTAGQGKVKVVGSLKSGDFYGIAFPKDSKLVPVVNKALADLKANGTYDTLYETWFGKKPD